One region of Streptomyces sp. CG4 genomic DNA includes:
- a CDS encoding APC family permease — MTDTLPKSVVETAPAAAPGLKRSIGVVGGTLLTLSCVTPASTLFVIVPDLFSSLGTATALCIAIGALLCIPVAFCYSELGTLIPSAGGEYAMVSTLAGRLAGWLAFVMSLLVVMIVPPVIAMGTADYLAPVIHLDPSLTGAGVMLAATLAGLLDLRANAWITGIFLVLEVVAAGVVALLGFSHAHRGMGSLGSLQVAGEHAHVGAVTAMMVVSGLAIALFVTQGFSTAVYLSEELENPRRNVARTVLATLAISSVVILVPVVAITLGAGDLKALTGGDISSMVIAWSNSAVGTFVSLCVALAIINAGIVMVIQNSRVLFASARDKAWPAPVNNALAKLGRFGSPWVATLVVGVPGAFLCFVNLDTLYGVTGVAVTGLYLLVAIAALLGRRGAHGGKQAWRMPLWPAMPILLIAVLLYILVEQDPSYLLWTGGITAVATLYWAFYLRPRRATRWLVSLPEDVRTSEPAQA; from the coding sequence ATGACCGACACGCTCCCGAAGTCCGTGGTCGAAACCGCGCCCGCCGCTGCGCCGGGCCTGAAGCGTTCCATCGGTGTCGTCGGCGGCACCCTGCTGACACTGTCGTGCGTCACGCCCGCCTCCACGCTGTTCGTGATCGTGCCCGACCTGTTCTCCAGCCTGGGCACGGCGACCGCGCTCTGTATCGCGATCGGCGCGCTGCTCTGTATCCCCGTGGCGTTCTGCTACTCGGAGCTGGGCACCCTCATCCCCAGCGCGGGCGGCGAGTACGCCATGGTCTCCACCCTGGCCGGGCGGCTCGCCGGCTGGCTGGCCTTCGTGATGTCGCTGCTCGTCGTGATGATCGTCCCTCCGGTCATCGCGATGGGCACCGCCGACTACCTCGCCCCGGTCATCCACCTCGACCCGTCCCTCACCGGCGCCGGCGTGATGCTCGCGGCCACCCTCGCCGGCCTGCTGGACCTGCGCGCCAACGCCTGGATCACCGGCATCTTCCTGGTCCTGGAGGTCGTCGCCGCCGGAGTCGTCGCCCTCCTCGGCTTCAGCCACGCGCACCGCGGCATGGGCAGCCTCGGCTCCCTGCAGGTCGCCGGCGAACACGCGCACGTGGGCGCCGTCACGGCCATGATGGTCGTCTCCGGGCTCGCCATCGCCCTCTTCGTCACCCAGGGCTTCTCCACCGCCGTCTACCTCTCCGAGGAGCTGGAGAACCCGCGCCGCAACGTCGCCCGCACCGTCCTCGCCACGCTCGCCATCTCCAGCGTCGTCATCCTGGTGCCGGTCGTCGCGATCACTCTGGGCGCCGGTGACCTGAAGGCCCTGACCGGCGGCGACATCTCCAGCATGGTCATCGCCTGGAGCAACTCGGCCGTCGGCACCTTCGTCAGCCTGTGCGTCGCCCTCGCGATCATCAACGCGGGCATCGTCATGGTCATCCAGAACTCCCGCGTCCTGTTCGCCTCCGCCCGCGACAAGGCCTGGCCCGCCCCGGTCAACAACGCCCTCGCCAAGCTCGGCCGGTTCGGCTCCCCGTGGGTCGCCACCCTCGTCGTCGGCGTCCCGGGCGCGTTCCTCTGCTTCGTCAACCTGGACACCCTCTACGGCGTCACCGGCGTCGCCGTCACCGGCCTGTACCTGCTGGTCGCGATCGCCGCGCTGCTCGGCCGGCGCGGTGCGCACGGCGGCAAGCAGGCCTGGCGGATGCCGCTGTGGCCGGCGATGCCGATCCTGCTGATCGCCGTCCTTCTCTACATCCTGGTCGAGCAGGACCCCTCGTACCTGCTGTGGACCGGCGGCATCACCGCCGTCGCCACCCTCTACTGGGCCTTCTACCTCCGCCCGCGCCGCGCGACCCGCTGGCTGGTCTCCCTCCCGGAGGACGTCCGGACCAGCGAGCCGGCCCAGGCGTAG
- a CDS encoding GNAT family N-acetyltransferase encodes MDIRRAATVAEVVAAEHLFDNPARSAWAERFLAAAGHHLLLAYADGGPVGFVSGVETVHPDKGTEMFLYELAVDEPYRRRGIGRALVERLAALARERGCYGMWVGVDTGNDAALAAYRSAGGKDDGTCTVLAWDFASAEA; translated from the coding sequence ATGGACATCCGCCGGGCCGCCACCGTCGCCGAAGTCGTCGCCGCCGAGCACCTGTTCGACAACCCGGCGCGCTCCGCGTGGGCGGAGCGTTTCCTCGCCGCTGCCGGGCACCATCTGCTGCTGGCGTACGCCGACGGCGGGCCGGTCGGCTTCGTCAGCGGGGTCGAGACGGTCCACCCCGACAAGGGCACCGAGATGTTCCTGTACGAGCTGGCCGTGGACGAGCCGTACCGGCGCCGGGGCATCGGGCGGGCGCTGGTGGAGCGGCTGGCCGCGCTGGCCCGGGAGCGGGGCTGTTACGGCATGTGGGTCGGTGTCGACACCGGGAACGACGCCGCCCTTGCCGCCTATCGCAGTGCGGGCGGCAAGGACGACGGGACGTGCACGGTGCTGGCGTGGGACTTCGCTTCGGCTGAGGCCTGA
- a CDS encoding CocE/NonD family hydrolase, with protein sequence MDLRPPLRGRLRKRLPSVRGVLKGPRRLVAAAAAAVVLVGAGTWTAAVASADTPTVRVSDQVMAVDGVRLDTSFFTPAGAGRHPAVLLAHGFGGSKNDVRGQAEDLARDGYAVLTWSARGFGRSTGKIGLNDPKAEVADVSRLIDWLAKRPEVRLDKPGDPRVGLAGGSYGGAISLLAAGYDHRVDAIAPAITYWNLADALFPNGVFKKLWTGIFFNTGGGCARFEPALCRMYDRVAESGTPDAAARALLEERSPSAVGSRIKVPTLLLQGQTDSLFTFAQSDAAERAIRANGAPVDVDWIAGGHDGGDMEAGRVQARVRAWFDRYLRGDESAATGPAFRITRTGGVNSGDGTAQLRGASAAGYPGLRDHPRAIALTGGTQHVTNPAGASPPGVSALPGLGGSGGLTQLSALGVGVSLDFPGQYARFDSAPLHRDLQITGTPTATVHVTSTTDDAVLFGKVYDVGPDGTQQVLPSQLVAPFRVTGARAGKDVTVTLPAIDHEVQKGHRLRLALAATDLGYASPAAPATYTVSLKGDLSVPTAPAVTTAAVPLPAWVWWLPAAGAATALALLFTARRRTATPAPDPDLAEVPLVIQDLSKRYAKSVDRYAVRELSFRVEKGQVLGLLGPNGAGKTTTLRMLMGLITPDDGEIRVFGHAIRPGAPVLSRVGAFVEGAGFLPHLSGRENLELYWRATGRPPEDAHLDEALQIAGLGDALARAVRTYSQGMRQRLAIAQAMLGLPDLLILDEPTNGLDPPQIREMREVMIRYAAAGRTVIVSSHLLAEVEQSCTHLVVMDRGRLVQAGPVRDIIGSGDTLLVGTATPVEEPVAEKVAALPGVASAVRTDDGLLVRLEAGGTAERLVVELVRLEVPVASVGPHRRLEDAFLTLIGGSA encoded by the coding sequence ATGGATCTTCGCCCGCCCCTCCGGGGGCGTTTGAGGAAGCGCTTGCCCTCGGTGCGGGGGGTGCTCAAGGGGCCGCGCAGGCTGGTCGCCGCCGCGGCCGCCGCCGTGGTGCTCGTCGGCGCCGGGACATGGACCGCGGCCGTCGCCTCCGCCGACACTCCCACGGTCCGCGTGAGCGACCAGGTCATGGCGGTCGACGGCGTGCGCCTGGACACCTCGTTCTTCACCCCGGCGGGCGCCGGCCGCCACCCGGCCGTGCTGCTGGCGCACGGCTTCGGTGGCAGCAAGAACGACGTGCGCGGCCAGGCCGAGGACCTCGCCCGGGACGGGTACGCGGTCCTGACCTGGTCCGCGCGCGGCTTCGGCAGGTCCACCGGCAAGATCGGGCTCAACGACCCGAAGGCCGAGGTCGCCGACGTCTCCCGGCTCATCGACTGGCTGGCGAAGCGCCCCGAGGTCCGGCTCGACAAACCGGGCGACCCGCGCGTGGGGCTGGCCGGCGGCTCCTACGGCGGCGCGATCTCCCTGCTCGCCGCCGGGTACGACCACCGGGTCGACGCCATCGCCCCGGCCATCACCTACTGGAACCTCGCGGACGCCCTGTTCCCGAACGGCGTGTTCAAGAAGCTGTGGACCGGCATCTTCTTCAACACCGGCGGCGGCTGCGCCCGCTTCGAGCCCGCGCTGTGCCGGATGTACGACCGGGTCGCCGAGTCCGGCACCCCGGACGCGGCCGCCCGGGCACTCCTCGAAGAGCGCTCACCGTCTGCCGTCGGCTCCCGCATCAAGGTGCCCACGCTGCTGCTGCAGGGCCAGACGGACTCCCTGTTCACCTTCGCCCAGTCCGACGCGGCCGAGCGGGCGATCCGGGCCAACGGCGCCCCCGTGGACGTCGACTGGATCGCGGGCGGCCATGACGGCGGCGACATGGAGGCCGGCCGGGTCCAGGCACGCGTGCGTGCGTGGTTCGACCGCTATCTGCGGGGCGACGAGAGCGCCGCCACCGGCCCGGCCTTCCGGATCACCCGCACCGGCGGCGTCAACTCGGGCGACGGTACGGCCCAGCTGCGCGGCGCGAGCGCCGCCGGCTACCCCGGCCTGCGCGACCACCCGCGCGCCATCGCCCTGACCGGCGGCACCCAGCACGTCACCAACCCGGCCGGGGCCAGCCCGCCCGGCGTCTCCGCGCTGCCCGGCCTCGGCGGCAGCGGCGGCCTGACGCAGCTGTCCGCGCTCGGTGTCGGTGTCTCCCTCGACTTCCCCGGCCAGTACGCGAGATTCGACTCCGCACCGCTCCACCGCGATCTGCAGATCACCGGCACCCCGACCGCGACCGTCCACGTCACCTCGACCACCGACGACGCCGTCCTGTTCGGCAAGGTCTACGACGTCGGGCCCGACGGCACCCAGCAGGTGCTGCCCAGCCAGCTCGTCGCCCCGTTCCGGGTGACCGGCGCCAGGGCCGGCAAGGACGTCACGGTCACCCTCCCGGCGATCGACCACGAGGTGCAGAAGGGCCACCGGCTCCGCCTGGCCCTCGCCGCCACCGACCTCGGCTACGCCTCACCGGCCGCCCCGGCCACCTACACCGTCTCCCTCAAGGGAGACCTGAGCGTGCCGACGGCGCCCGCCGTCACCACCGCCGCGGTCCCCCTGCCCGCCTGGGTGTGGTGGCTGCCGGCGGCCGGCGCGGCGACCGCGCTCGCCCTGCTGTTCACCGCCCGCCGCCGCACGGCCACCCCCGCGCCGGACCCCGATCTCGCCGAAGTCCCGCTGGTGATCCAGGACTTGAGTAAGCGGTACGCGAAGTCCGTCGACCGGTACGCGGTGCGCGAGCTGTCCTTCCGCGTCGAGAAGGGCCAGGTGCTGGGCCTGCTCGGACCCAACGGCGCGGGCAAGACCACGACCCTGCGCATGCTGATGGGCCTGATCACCCCGGACGACGGCGAGATCCGTGTCTTCGGCCACGCCATCCGGCCCGGCGCGCCCGTGCTGTCGAGGGTCGGCGCCTTCGTGGAGGGCGCGGGCTTCCTGCCCCACCTGTCCGGCCGGGAGAACCTGGAGCTGTACTGGCGGGCCACCGGCCGCCCGCCGGAGGACGCCCACCTGGACGAGGCCCTGCAGATCGCCGGGCTCGGCGACGCGCTCGCCCGCGCGGTGCGCACCTACTCCCAGGGCATGCGCCAGCGCCTCGCCATCGCCCAGGCCATGCTCGGCCTGCCCGACCTGCTCATCCTCGACGAACCCACCAACGGCCTCGACCCGCCCCAGATCCGCGAGATGCGCGAGGTGATGATCCGCTACGCGGCCGCCGGGCGTACGGTGATCGTCTCCAGCCATCTCCTCGCCGAGGTCGAGCAGTCCTGCACGCACCTGGTGGTGATGGACCGCGGCCGGCTCGTCCAGGCGGGTCCCGTCCGGGACATCATCGGCTCCGGCGACACCCTGCTCGTGGGCACCGCCACACCCGTGGAGGAGCCGGTCGCGGAGAAGGTGGCCGCGCTGCCCGGCGTCGCCTCCGCCGTCCGCACCGACGACGGGCTGCTGGTCCGGCTGGAGGCCGGCGGTACGGCCGAGCGGCTGGTCGTGGAGCTGGTGCGGCTGGAGGTGCCCGTCGCCTCGGTCGGCCCGCACCGGCGCCTGGAAGACGCCTTCCTCACCCTGATAGGAGGTTCCGCATGA
- a CDS encoding ABC transporter permease, with protein sequence MSVLTEVASGYQTRHTLPLRVELVRQLKRRRTLIMGAVLVLLPFVLLIAFAIGGDPAARNGQITLMNTATASGANFVAVNLFVSAGFLLVIPVALFCGDTVASEAGWSSLRYLLAAPVPRARLLWSKLVVALGLSLAAMVLLPVVALAVGTAAYGWGPLQIPTGGALDSGTAVQRLAVTVAYIFVSQLVTAGLAFWLSTKTDAPLGAVGGAVGLTIVGNVLDAVTALGHWRDFLPAHWQFAWADIVQPHPEWSGMVQGMSISLTYACVLFALAFRGFARKDVVS encoded by the coding sequence ATGAGCGTGCTCACCGAGGTCGCCTCCGGATACCAGACGCGGCACACGCTGCCCCTGCGGGTCGAGCTGGTGCGCCAGCTCAAGCGGCGGCGCACGCTGATCATGGGCGCCGTCCTGGTCCTGCTGCCGTTCGTGCTGCTGATCGCCTTCGCGATCGGCGGCGATCCGGCCGCCCGCAACGGCCAGATCACCCTGATGAACACGGCGACCGCGTCCGGCGCCAACTTCGTCGCGGTGAACCTGTTCGTCTCGGCCGGCTTTCTGCTGGTGATCCCGGTCGCCCTGTTCTGTGGGGACACGGTCGCCTCGGAGGCCGGCTGGTCCTCCCTGCGCTATTTGCTCGCCGCACCCGTGCCGCGCGCCCGGCTGCTGTGGTCCAAGCTGGTCGTGGCGCTCGGGCTGAGCCTGGCCGCGATGGTCCTGCTCCCGGTGGTCGCCCTCGCGGTCGGTACGGCGGCCTACGGCTGGGGCCCGCTGCAGATCCCCACCGGTGGTGCGCTCGACTCCGGGACGGCGGTGCAGCGGCTCGCGGTGACCGTGGCGTACATCTTCGTGTCCCAGCTGGTCACCGCGGGGCTCGCGTTCTGGCTGTCGACGAAGACGGACGCCCCGCTGGGCGCGGTCGGCGGCGCGGTCGGCCTGACCATCGTCGGCAATGTCCTGGACGCCGTCACCGCGCTCGGCCACTGGCGTGACTTCCTGCCCGCGCACTGGCAGTTCGCCTGGGCCGACATCGTCCAGCCGCACCCCGAGTGGTCCGGCATGGTCCAGGGGATGTCGATATCCCTCACCTATGCATGCGTGCTCTTCGCCCTGGCCTTCCGGGGATTCGCCCGCAAGGACGTGGTGTCCTAG
- a CDS encoding glycosyltransferase, whose amino-acid sequence MRIPLGSVPHRATRSAAREPHVLHVAQPVDGGVARFVTDLATAQLAAGLRVTVACPRGGTLTHALRAAGCRVLPWEATRSPGLRLPGEVGRLARLVREVRPDVLHAHSAKAGLAARLALRGRLPTVFQPHAWSFEAVDGVTAHAALKWEQFAARWATRVLCVSEAERRTGEQHGIAARWHVIPNGVDTIRFQPEGSVARSAPGPLVVCVGRLCRQKGQDVLLEAWPAVLRQLPTARLVLVGDGPDAGRLRAGAPASVEFAGPAVDAAPWYRAADVVVLPSRWEGMALVPLEAMACARPILVTDVDGARESLPPGHLPHCVVPPEDPDTLARALTALLLRGPLRAALGAQGRAHVLAAHDVQQTADAVTDVYRELLGIVTTPVVVPNQSRESITT is encoded by the coding sequence ATGCGCATTCCCCTCGGTTCCGTCCCCCACCGTGCCACGCGGTCCGCCGCACGCGAGCCGCACGTCCTGCACGTAGCCCAGCCGGTCGACGGCGGTGTCGCCAGATTCGTGACGGACCTGGCGACGGCGCAGCTCGCCGCGGGGCTGCGCGTCACCGTGGCCTGCCCGCGGGGCGGCACGCTGACGCACGCACTGCGCGCGGCGGGCTGCAGGGTGCTGCCCTGGGAAGCGACCCGCTCTCCCGGGCTTCGACTCCCCGGTGAGGTCGGGCGGTTGGCGCGGCTCGTGCGCGAGGTGCGGCCCGATGTCCTGCATGCGCACAGCGCGAAGGCCGGGCTCGCCGCGCGGCTCGCGCTGCGCGGCCGGCTCCCCACCGTCTTCCAGCCGCACGCCTGGTCGTTCGAGGCCGTGGACGGCGTAACGGCCCACGCGGCGCTGAAGTGGGAGCAGTTCGCGGCCCGCTGGGCCACGCGCGTGCTGTGCGTGAGCGAGGCCGAACGGCGTACCGGGGAGCAGCACGGCATCGCCGCCCGCTGGCATGTGATCCCCAATGGCGTCGACACGATCAGGTTCCAGCCGGAAGGGAGCGTGGCCCGGTCCGCGCCCGGCCCGCTCGTCGTGTGCGTGGGACGGCTGTGCCGGCAGAAGGGCCAGGACGTGCTGCTGGAGGCCTGGCCCGCGGTGCTGCGGCAACTGCCCACCGCCCGGCTGGTGCTGGTCGGCGACGGTCCGGACGCGGGCCGGCTGCGGGCCGGCGCACCCGCGTCGGTGGAGTTCGCCGGCCCGGCGGTCGACGCCGCCCCCTGGTACCGGGCCGCCGACGTCGTGGTCCTGCCGTCCCGCTGGGAGGGCATGGCGCTCGTCCCGCTGGAGGCCATGGCGTGCGCCCGGCCGATCCTCGTCACGGACGTGGACGGGGCGCGCGAGAGCCTGCCCCCCGGCCATCTGCCGCACTGCGTGGTGCCGCCGGAGGACCCCGACACGCTGGCACGCGCGCTGACGGCGCTGCTGCTCCGCGGACCGCTCCGCGCGGCACTGGGCGCTCAGGGCCGCGCCCATGTGCTCGCCGCCCACGACGTACAGCAGACCGCGGACGCCGTGACCGATGTGTACCGCGAACTGCTCGGCATCGTCACCACGCCGGTCGTGGTACCCAACCAGAGCAGAGAGTCCATCACCACATGA
- a CDS encoding exopolysaccharide biosynthesis polyprenyl glycosylphosphotransferase produces MTAESTVPPPAGGSRAAVGAVSLLAPPGAATGTTPSTGRPSRRARRISWTPLLIADLSGTLLGALAVPEAQRYPLLIAFLGLSVLALNRQALLYDTPDVPGVLEELPAVCGRVAVGWAVVAALTSLRQLPMTVLGTACAVHCLVACVGREAVHGRRRRAFRRRPRPALVVGPFPAALRVAAALQRSPQCGTRPVGLVTDAPEPVPVPGDRPALPVLTSREEAHRALIQNGVETVLVVGPATRVQKAPMLRELAAFGCVLWELDADTPAYGLRGRRSRAGHLVGFSRRLLWPGSGPRGGRIGKRLLDLVLSGVLLLLAAPVLGVCAAVLRITEGPGVVFRQERIGKDGRQFTMLKLRTFRPASDHEAATRWSVADAEDMSRFCQFLRRTSLDELLQLWNVFRGDMSLVGPRPERTYFVTKFSQTLPGYPARHRMPTGMTGLAQINGLRGDTSIEDRCRFDNAYIDNWSLWQDICILTRTAMLFVRPTGS; encoded by the coding sequence ATGACTGCGGAAAGCACTGTTCCTCCTCCTGCCGGGGGGTCCCGGGCGGCGGTCGGTGCCGTCTCCCTCCTCGCGCCGCCCGGTGCCGCCACCGGGACCACACCGTCCACCGGGCGGCCGTCCCGTCGCGCGCGGCGGATCTCCTGGACCCCCCTGCTGATCGCCGACCTCAGCGGCACCCTGCTGGGCGCCCTGGCCGTGCCGGAGGCCCAGCGGTATCCGCTGCTCATCGCCTTCCTGGGCCTGTCCGTGCTGGCTCTGAACCGACAGGCCCTGCTCTACGACACCCCGGACGTCCCCGGCGTGCTGGAGGAACTCCCCGCCGTCTGCGGGCGCGTCGCCGTCGGCTGGGCGGTCGTCGCGGCGCTCACCTCGCTGCGGCAGCTGCCGATGACGGTGCTCGGCACCGCGTGCGCCGTGCACTGCCTGGTGGCCTGCGTGGGCCGCGAGGCAGTGCACGGACGGCGGCGCAGGGCGTTTCGTCGCCGTCCTCGTCCCGCTCTGGTGGTGGGGCCGTTCCCGGCGGCCCTGCGGGTCGCGGCCGCGTTGCAGCGCAGCCCGCAGTGCGGAACGCGGCCGGTGGGCCTGGTCACCGACGCACCGGAGCCCGTCCCCGTCCCCGGGGACCGGCCCGCGCTGCCGGTCCTCACCTCGCGCGAGGAGGCACATCGCGCGCTCATTCAGAACGGTGTGGAGACGGTACTCGTCGTGGGGCCCGCGACACGCGTGCAGAAGGCCCCGATGCTGCGCGAACTGGCCGCGTTCGGCTGCGTGTTGTGGGAGCTCGACGCGGACACCCCGGCGTACGGACTGCGCGGGCGGCGCAGCCGGGCGGGGCACCTCGTGGGTTTCTCCCGCAGGCTGTTGTGGCCGGGCTCCGGGCCGCGCGGCGGCAGGATCGGCAAGCGGCTGCTCGACCTGGTCCTGTCCGGCGTGCTGCTGCTGCTCGCCGCACCGGTGCTCGGGGTGTGCGCGGCCGTGCTGCGGATCACCGAGGGGCCGGGCGTGGTGTTCCGGCAGGAGCGGATCGGCAAGGACGGGCGGCAGTTCACGATGCTGAAGCTGCGCACCTTCCGGCCCGCCAGCGACCACGAGGCCGCGACCCGCTGGAGCGTGGCGGACGCGGAGGACATGAGCCGCTTCTGCCAATTCCTGCGCCGTACCTCGCTGGACGAGCTGCTGCAGCTGTGGAACGTCTTCCGCGGCGACATGAGCCTGGTCGGACCGCGGCCCGAACGCACCTATTTCGTCACCAAGTTCAGCCAGACCCTGCCCGGCTACCCGGCGCGCCACCGGATGCCGACCGGCATGACCGGACTCGCCCAGATCAACGGTCTGCGCGGCGACACCTCGATCGAGGACCGGTGCCGCTTCGACAACGCCTACATCGACAACTGGTCGCTGTGGCAGGACATCTGCATCCTGACGCGTACGGCGATGCTGTTCGTACGGCCCACGGGGAGCTGA
- a CDS encoding O-antigen ligase family protein, with amino-acid sequence MVLSLAPPALRRLAPVLPVVAIVVLLGLPVAPESNATPADAMSALVVLWAVVHTVRQARRPLTRTAALVLGLPVVGLAVSASGAMTPADAVTGLARYLQVFVLVPVAVVLLVRDRRDARLVLWSLVGLALWEGGVGVHQYLTGTGASYQGAEIRAVGTFGPADVMGMATAVSLGLVAAVGIALGSGARRQRLVATACALALFLPLVVSFSRGSWIATAVACGAQLLTAGPRRAAKTFAVGVAAVVVLVGGVGVGAAVLQERLTSITRIADAPDQSVVDRYSLWAAATDMWRGHPMTGVGLKAFPAYRDGHASVALSSGSDTDAAGWGFRRRPLLSPHNMYLLVLSEEGLLGALTVVGSWLALLVCATRRLRRAGRARDCAVAACGLLLWQYVDYLYADIGGPSTVLTGVCLGLGAWWALARGATTTPAAEAGVR; translated from the coding sequence CTGGTGCTGTCCCTGGCGCCGCCGGCATTGCGCCGGCTCGCGCCGGTTCTGCCCGTCGTGGCGATCGTCGTCCTGCTGGGGCTGCCGGTGGCACCGGAGAGCAACGCCACCCCCGCCGACGCGATGTCGGCGCTGGTCGTGCTGTGGGCCGTCGTCCACACCGTGCGGCAGGCGCGGCGCCCGCTGACGCGGACGGCCGCGCTCGTGCTCGGGCTGCCGGTCGTGGGCCTCGCCGTATCCGCGAGCGGGGCGATGACGCCCGCCGACGCCGTCACCGGACTGGCCCGCTATCTGCAGGTGTTCGTGCTCGTCCCGGTCGCCGTGGTGCTGCTGGTGCGGGACCGGCGCGACGCCCGGCTGGTGCTCTGGTCGCTGGTCGGCCTCGCGCTGTGGGAGGGCGGGGTCGGGGTGCACCAGTACCTCACCGGGACCGGGGCCTCGTACCAGGGGGCCGAGATCCGGGCGGTGGGTACGTTCGGGCCGGCCGACGTGATGGGGATGGCCACCGCTGTGTCGCTCGGTCTGGTGGCCGCGGTCGGTATCGCCCTCGGGTCGGGGGCCCGGCGGCAGCGGCTCGTGGCGACCGCCTGTGCGCTGGCGCTGTTTCTGCCGCTCGTCGTGTCCTTCAGCCGGGGTTCCTGGATCGCCACGGCCGTGGCGTGCGGGGCGCAGCTGCTCACGGCCGGCCCACGACGTGCGGCGAAGACCTTCGCGGTCGGAGTCGCGGCCGTGGTGGTGCTGGTGGGCGGCGTCGGCGTGGGCGCGGCGGTACTGCAGGAACGGTTGACCAGCATCACGCGGATCGCCGACGCGCCGGACCAGTCGGTCGTGGACCGCTACAGCCTGTGGGCGGCGGCCACCGACATGTGGCGCGGGCACCCGATGACGGGCGTCGGGCTGAAGGCCTTTCCCGCGTACCGGGACGGGCACGCCTCGGTCGCGCTGTCCTCGGGCAGCGACACGGACGCGGCGGGCTGGGGCTTTCGGCGGCGGCCCCTGCTCAGCCCGCACAACATGTATCTGCTGGTGCTCAGCGAGGAGGGCCTGCTGGGCGCGCTCACCGTGGTCGGCAGCTGGCTGGCCCTGCTGGTGTGCGCGACCAGGCGGCTGCGCCGGGCCGGGCGGGCCCGGGACTGCGCGGTCGCGGCCTGCGGGCTGCTGCTGTGGCAGTACGTGGATTACCTCTACGCCGACATCGGCGGACCCTCCACCGTGCTGACGGGCGTGTGCCTCGGCCTCGGCGCCTGGTGGGCGCTGGCCCGCGGGGCGACCACGACTCCGGCTGCGGAGGCGGGCGTGCGATGA